A window of the Elusimicrobiota bacterium genome harbors these coding sequences:
- a CDS encoding BtpA/SgcQ family protein: MQNILTGKKTIIGMIHVQALPGTPRYEGNFAAVRQKALLEARIYRDAGVDMIAIENMHDVPYLNRAAGHEITAAMAVIGSEVKRAAGLPCGIQILAGGNIQALAAASAAGLDFIRAEGFIFAHVADEGTINSDAGELLRYRKRIGAEKINIFTDIKKKHSSHAITADVSIAETARAAEFFMSDAVIVTGERTGAEASLAEVRAVKASVAIPVLVGSGVTIDNVEKYLKAADALIVGSHFKKDGKWRNALDPKRVAAFMKKTAALRK, from the coding sequence GTGCAAAATATTTTAACAGGCAAAAAAACCATCATAGGAATGATACACGTGCAGGCCCTGCCTGGCACTCCCCGCTACGAAGGGAACTTCGCCGCGGTCAGACAAAAAGCCCTGCTTGAAGCGCGGATATACAGGGACGCCGGCGTGGATATGATAGCGATAGAAAACATGCACGACGTTCCGTACCTTAACCGCGCCGCCGGGCACGAAATAACCGCCGCCATGGCCGTTATCGGCAGCGAGGTCAAAAGAGCGGCAGGCCTGCCCTGCGGCATTCAGATACTTGCCGGCGGCAACATTCAGGCGCTCGCGGCGGCGTCAGCCGCGGGACTTGATTTTATCAGGGCCGAGGGTTTTATTTTCGCCCACGTGGCGGATGAGGGGACGATTAACTCGGACGCGGGCGAGCTGCTGCGCTACCGCAAGAGGATAGGCGCGGAAAAAATAAATATTTTTACGGACATCAAAAAGAAGCACTCCTCCCACGCCATAACCGCCGACGTCTCCATCGCCGAAACCGCGAGGGCGGCGGAATTTTTCATGAGCGACGCCGTGATAGTGACCGGAGAGCGCACAGGGGCGGAGGCATCGCTTGCGGAGGTGCGCGCCGTGAAAGCCTCGGTGGCTATACCGGTTCTGGTAGGCTCCGGAGTGACCATAGACAATGTGGAAAAATATCTCAAGGCCGCCGACGCGCTTATAGTGGGTTCGCATTTCAAAAAAGACGGGAAGTGGCGCAACGCCCTTGACCCGAAGCGGGTGGCGGCTTTCATGAAAAAAACGGCCGCGCTCAGAAAATAA
- a CDS encoding PfkB family carbohydrate kinase, with translation MKIAVFGGCNFDITVRPRGAERARTSIAAEVRFSAGGVGANIAANLAKLGCRTTLVTPLGKDQWGDYLKADLRRLGVAAKIIPSAKTGIYVAVLNPEGALAAGFSDMAAEKVAPKDIDALRLDLASFDAAVIDANFSAATINHLARLCGRTGLRYALEPVSDEKSLRLAGALAGCEFVKPNMSEAGLLAGQSCGTAAQAKKCALRIAERGAKNVAVSLGSGGIYVLSPGFEKHFAAPKVRSANVTGAGDALFAAFYLGLLKGFSPQRCARAGLVAAALTCRSEASVSGAVSAAIFNA, from the coding sequence ATGAAAATAGCGGTTTTTGGAGGCTGCAATTTCGATATCACCGTCCGCCCGCGCGGCGCGGAGAGGGCCCGCACTTCCATCGCGGCCGAAGTGCGTTTCAGCGCCGGCGGCGTGGGGGCGAACATCGCCGCCAATCTCGCAAAGCTCGGGTGCCGGACAACGCTGGTCACGCCGCTGGGCAAAGACCAGTGGGGAGATTATCTTAAAGCCGATCTGCGCCGGCTGGGCGTTGCCGCCAAAATAATTCCGTCCGCAAAGACCGGGATATACGTGGCCGTCCTGAACCCGGAAGGCGCTTTGGCGGCCGGTTTCAGCGACATGGCGGCCGAAAAGGTCGCTCCAAAAGATATAGACGCTTTGCGTCTTGACCTCGCGTCTTTCGACGCGGCGGTGATAGACGCGAATTTCAGCGCCGCGACAATAAATCATCTCGCCCGGCTGTGCGGGCGGACCGGGCTCAGGTACGCTTTGGAGCCCGTTTCGGACGAAAAATCGCTGAGGCTTGCGGGGGCTTTGGCCGGGTGCGAATTCGTCAAGCCCAACATGTCGGAGGCGGGGCTGCTCGCAGGGCAAAGCTGCGGCACAGCCGCGCAGGCAAAAAAATGCGCGCTGCGAATAGCGGAGCGCGGGGCGAAGAATGTGGCGGTGTCGCTCGGCTCCGGCGGCATTTATGTGCTGTCGCCCGGCTTTGAAAAACATTTCGCGGCGCCGAAGGTCAGGTCGGCGAACGTGACCGGTGCGGGGGACGCGCTTTTTGCTGCTTTTTATCTCGGCCTGCTCAAAGGGTTTTCCCCGCAGCGTTGCGCCCGAGCGGGCCTTGTTGCCGCGGCCCTCACCTGCCGGAGCGAAGCGTCGGTGAGCGGGGCCGTTTCGGCGGCTATTTTTAACGCGTGA
- a CDS encoding pseudouridine-5'-phosphate glycosidase — MDLEKYLSLGEEVRSARQNGRPLVALESTIITHGMTYPENVKTALEVESIVRARGAIPATIALLNGKIVAGLSRAEIDELGKMGQKVVKVSRRDIPAVLAKKIPGATTVAGTMIAARLAGIEVFATGGIGGAHRGVQSTFDISADLSELARTNVAVVCAGAKAILDIGLTLEILETLGVPVISYRTDYFPAFYTRSSGFKTECRFDDPAEIARALRCKWELGLSGGAVIANPVPAEFEADAAMTENAISLALDEAGRLGITGKRITPYLLEKIAQVTGGKSLAANIALIKNNASLAAEIACGLLS, encoded by the coding sequence ATGGACCTTGAAAAATATTTATCCCTTGGCGAGGAAGTCCGTTCCGCCAGGCAAAACGGCCGGCCGCTCGTCGCGCTTGAGTCCACTATAATAACTCACGGTATGACGTACCCTGAGAATGTAAAGACGGCGCTGGAAGTTGAAAGCATAGTCCGCGCGCGCGGCGCGATTCCGGCAACTATCGCCCTCCTGAACGGGAAAATAGTGGCGGGGCTTTCCCGGGCGGAAATAGACGAGCTGGGAAAAATGGGGCAGAAAGTCGTGAAGGTCTCCCGCCGGGATATTCCCGCCGTGCTTGCCAAAAAGATACCCGGCGCAACCACGGTGGCGGGGACGATGATAGCCGCGCGGCTCGCGGGGATAGAGGTTTTTGCCACCGGCGGAATAGGCGGGGCGCACCGCGGCGTGCAGAGCACCTTCGACATTTCGGCCGATCTTTCGGAACTTGCCCGCACCAATGTGGCCGTGGTCTGCGCCGGCGCGAAGGCTATACTGGATATCGGATTGACGCTCGAGATACTGGAAACGCTGGGCGTGCCGGTTATTTCTTACCGCACCGACTATTTTCCGGCTTTTTATACAAGGTCGTCGGGATTCAAAACCGAATGCCGTTTCGACGACCCCGCCGAGATCGCCCGTGCGCTCAGGTGCAAATGGGAGCTTGGGCTTTCGGGAGGCGCCGTGATAGCGAACCCGGTACCGGCCGAATTTGAAGCCGATGCGGCTATGACAGAGAACGCTATCTCGCTTGCGCTCGACGAGGCCGGCAGGCTCGGTATAACCGGGAAACGGATAACGCCGTATCTCCTTGAAAAGATAGCGCAGGTTACCGGCGGAAAATCGCTGGCGGCAAATATCGCTCTTATAAAGAACAACGCCTCGCTGGCGGCGGAGATAGCCTGCGGCCTGCTGTCGTAA
- a CDS encoding MFS transporter, whose protein sequence is MTESANAISILAAGEHVVPPFGGKKPRRFLKFTKVPYFNVALLVGCGIFASTYAQTGVIGLYPFRFLLKDKLHEGPLRVALFMQLAAMPWNLKIISGIISDSIPIFGTRRRHYLIFSSLAAGLLWLAVAVVPPRYTPMVIMAVIMNIALVFVSTISGGILVEGGQTFGVTGKLSSVRVLAMNIAGLGVPLGALLATRALGVSAMTAAIPLFLLFFIALFLYKEKPTAKRDPKIWKGIVSQLKIALKAKTLWAASGLLFLVQFAPGFLTPLMFYQTDTLHFSEKFIGLLTLIDAIAGAAGAFFYVYFCRRLSLRQLLYGSVFFTAALSLLYLGYNDKNSAMMIEAIYCFALSLAQLPLFDLAARATPKGSEAVGYSVIMSVWNWGLFFSDLIGSALFEKYHMTFKNLVWVNAGTTILVLAAIPFLPALLVDHKEVEGQSAAAA, encoded by the coding sequence ATGACCGAATCTGCAAATGCTATTTCCATTTTAGCCGCCGGAGAGCATGTCGTTCCGCCCTTCGGCGGCAAGAAACCCCGCCGTTTTTTGAAGTTCACGAAAGTTCCGTATTTCAATGTCGCGCTCCTGGTCGGCTGCGGGATCTTTGCCAGCACTTACGCGCAAACCGGAGTCATCGGGCTTTATCCATTCCGCTTTTTGCTTAAAGATAAGTTGCACGAGGGGCCGCTCCGGGTCGCCCTTTTCATGCAGCTGGCCGCCATGCCCTGGAACCTGAAGATCATCTCCGGCATCATCTCCGACTCTATCCCGATCTTCGGGACCAGACGCCGGCACTATCTGATATTCAGCAGTCTGGCCGCCGGGCTCCTCTGGCTCGCGGTGGCGGTAGTGCCACCCAGATATACGCCCATGGTGATCATGGCGGTAATTATGAATATCGCGCTGGTCTTTGTCAGTACGATATCCGGCGGGATACTCGTGGAAGGCGGGCAGACCTTCGGCGTTACGGGAAAATTAAGCTCCGTGCGCGTGCTGGCCATGAATATAGCGGGTTTAGGCGTGCCCCTGGGGGCGCTGCTTGCCACCCGGGCACTTGGCGTTTCGGCCATGACCGCCGCAATCCCGCTGTTCCTGCTGTTCTTTATAGCCCTTTTCCTGTACAAGGAAAAACCCACCGCGAAACGCGATCCGAAGATATGGAAAGGGATAGTGTCCCAGCTTAAAATAGCGCTGAAAGCAAAAACCCTTTGGGCCGCCTCCGGGCTGCTTTTCCTGGTCCAGTTCGCCCCCGGGTTTTTAACGCCGCTGATGTTCTACCAGACCGACACGCTGCATTTCAGCGAGAAATTCATCGGCCTCCTTACTTTAATCGACGCCATCGCCGGGGCTGCCGGGGCGTTTTTCTATGTCTACTTTTGCCGGCGGCTTTCTTTGAGGCAGCTCCTGTACGGGAGTGTTTTCTTTACGGCCGCGCTGTCGCTGCTGTACCTGGGTTACAACGACAAGAATTCGGCCATGATGATAGAAGCCATTTATTGTTTCGCTTTAAGCCTGGCGCAGCTTCCTCTCTTTGACCTGGCCGCCAGGGCTACGCCCAAGGGCAGCGAGGCCGTCGGCTATTCGGTGATCATGAGCGTATGGAACTGGGGGCTTTTCTTTTCCGACCTGATCGGCTCCGCGCTGTTCGAAAAATATCATATGACATTTAAAAACCTGGTTTGGGTAAATGCCGGCACTACGATACTGGTGCTGGCCGCTATCCCGTTCCTTCCGGCTTTATTAGTGGATCACAAAGAAGTTGAAGGGCAATCAGCGGCGGCCGCTTAG
- the rnhA gene encoding ribonuclease HI, giving the protein MKNTIFIYCDGACSGNPGPGGWAAVIIFPENRIREFGGGERPTTNNRMEMRGAIAALNAVQDRPEPVKLYTDSGLLINGITGWINSWKRKGWMTAGGKPVINRDLWERLDFLSQARKGRLAWGHVKGHAGHEINERCDAIAAAFSKGLRPKLYEGPAVGCGYSLLEPAAEHLRKPAPRSTSHFPKPKTGGFYLSLVEGRVERHTTWPQCQGRVHGVSGARFKKVRCAEEEQAVLKLWGAA; this is encoded by the coding sequence ATGAAGAATACGATATTCATCTATTGCGACGGCGCCTGCTCGGGCAATCCCGGGCCGGGCGGCTGGGCGGCCGTCATCATCTTCCCGGAGAACCGCATCCGTGAGTTCGGCGGCGGGGAGCGCCCGACGACGAACAATAGGATGGAGATGCGGGGAGCGATAGCGGCGCTCAACGCCGTGCAGGACCGGCCCGAGCCGGTCAAGCTCTACACCGATTCCGGCCTGCTCATCAACGGGATTACGGGCTGGATAAATAGCTGGAAGCGCAAAGGCTGGATGACGGCGGGGGGCAAGCCCGTGATCAACCGCGACCTCTGGGAGCGCCTCGATTTTCTCTCCCAGGCCCGGAAAGGGCGGCTGGCTTGGGGGCACGTAAAAGGCCACGCCGGCCACGAGATAAACGAGCGCTGCGATGCTATTGCGGCGGCCTTCTCCAAGGGGCTGAGGCCCAAACTCTACGAAGGCCCCGCGGTCGGCTGCGGCTATTCGCTGCTGGAACCGGCGGCTGAGCACCTGCGCAAGCCCGCGCCGCGCTCTACCTCGCACTTTCCCAAACCAAAAACCGGCGGGTTCTACCTAAGCCTGGTGGAAGGCCGCGTGGAGCGCCATACCACCTGGCCGCAATGCCAGGGGCGTGTGCACGGAGTTTCAGGCGCGCGGTTCAAGAAAGTGAGGTGCGCCGAAGAGGAACAGGCCGTCCTGAAATTATGGGGAGCGGCCTGA
- a CDS encoding DNA-3-methyladenine glycosylase I produces MKKQERCPWAYGSSPLYIPYHDREWGVQVRDDKRQFEFLTLESAQAGLAWSTILNKREGYRKAFAGFDPEKVARFNTKKIAALLKDPGIVRNRLKVNAAVNNAKKFLEVQKEFGSFSKYIWSFVGGKQKLNRWKKLSRLPATSKESDALSADLKKRGFKFVGSTIVYAHMQATGLVNDHLVTCFRHRACSKTRQLVRR; encoded by the coding sequence ATGAAAAAACAGGAAAGATGCCCCTGGGCTTATGGGTCCAGCCCGTTATATATCCCTTATCACGACAGGGAGTGGGGTGTGCAGGTGCGCGATGACAAAAGGCAGTTCGAGTTCTTGACGCTGGAGAGCGCGCAGGCGGGGCTCGCCTGGTCCACGATACTGAACAAGAGGGAAGGTTACCGTAAAGCGTTCGCCGGTTTTGACCCGGAGAAAGTCGCAAGGTTCAACACTAAAAAGATCGCCGCGCTGCTCAAAGACCCCGGTATCGTCCGCAACCGCCTGAAAGTCAACGCCGCGGTAAATAACGCTAAAAAATTTCTGGAAGTGCAAAAGGAATTCGGCAGTTTTTCAAAATATATCTGGTCTTTCGTAGGCGGAAAACAGAAATTGAACCGCTGGAAAAAGCTTTCCCGGCTCCCGGCCACCTCTAAAGAATCCGACGCCCTGAGCGCGGACCTTAAAAAACGGGGTTTCAAGTTCGTCGGCAGCACCATCGTCTACGCCCACATGCAGGCCACCGGTCTGGTTAACGACCATCTGGTCACCTGTTTCCGCCACAGGGCCTGTTCTAAAACCCGGCAACTCGTCCGTAGATAA
- a CDS encoding uracil-DNA glycosylase family protein produces MNPPVVSGGPVMSRVILVGQAPGDKEPKMGRPFAWTAGKTLFRWFNEAAGIDEAEFRAAIYMAAVCRCFPGKKASGGDRVPSPEEVESCSVWMDRELKILQPALVIPVGKLAIAQFMEVSKLDDAVGRVFHVNRGGVSFDLIPLPHSSGASPWRYSAIGRPLLAKALSLIAGHPAIRKIKSISRRGI; encoded by the coding sequence ATGAATCCGCCGGTCGTAAGCGGCGGCCCGGTAATGAGCCGGGTTATACTTGTGGGCCAGGCCCCCGGAGATAAAGAGCCTAAAATGGGCCGCCCTTTCGCCTGGACGGCCGGGAAGACCCTGTTCCGCTGGTTTAATGAGGCCGCCGGCATAGATGAGGCTGAATTCCGCGCCGCTATTTACATGGCGGCGGTATGCCGCTGCTTTCCCGGCAAGAAAGCCTCCGGCGGCGACCGCGTGCCTTCACCGGAAGAGGTGGAAAGCTGCTCCGTCTGGATGGACCGCGAGCTGAAAATCCTTCAGCCTGCCTTGGTTATCCCTGTCGGCAAGCTGGCCATAGCGCAGTTTATGGAAGTTTCAAAGCTTGATGACGCTGTAGGCCGGGTTTTTCATGTCAACCGCGGCGGGGTTTCTTTTGACCTGATCCCCTTGCCGCACTCCTCCGGGGCATCTCCCTGGCGATATTCAGCTATAGGCAGACCCCTGCTTGCCAAAGCTTTGTCGCTTATAGCAGGCCACCCCGCAATAAGAAAAATTAAGAGTATATCCCGCCGTGGAATTTAA
- a CDS encoding O-acetyl-ADP-ribose deacetylase, which produces MKAIIEDITALETDAIVNAANTSLLGGGGVDGAIHRAAGPGLLEECRSLGGCKTGEARLTDGYELPAGHVIHTVGPVWCGGKSNEPELLRRCYWNSLELAGKNGFKTIAFPCISTGVYGYPGEEAAAIAVQTVREFLDKTKSGIEVTFCCFSRRDLDIYAKLLRGLTGI; this is translated from the coding sequence ATGAAGGCAATAATCGAAGATATAACCGCGCTTGAAACGGACGCCATCGTTAACGCCGCCAATACCAGCCTGCTCGGCGGGGGCGGCGTGGACGGGGCTATTCACCGGGCCGCCGGGCCCGGCCTTTTGGAAGAGTGCCGCAGCCTGGGCGGCTGCAAGACCGGCGAGGCCAGGCTTACAGACGGCTATGAACTGCCGGCCGGGCATGTTATACATACCGTCGGCCCTGTCTGGTGCGGCGGTAAAAGTAACGAGCCGGAACTTTTAAGGCGCTGCTACTGGAATTCGCTTGAGCTAGCCGGGAAGAACGGTTTTAAAACCATCGCTTTCCCCTGCATCAGCACCGGGGTTTACGGCTACCCCGGAGAAGAGGCCGCCGCCATAGCGGTACAAACCGTCCGCGAGTTCTTAGATAAGACAAAATCCGGTATCGAAGTTACTTTCTGCTGCTTCTCCCGCCGGGACCTGGACATTTATGCGAAGCTCCTGCGTGGCCTAACCGGAATATGA
- a CDS encoding ABC transporter ATP-binding protein produces MNIIEINELKKDYPLGNTIVPALRGVDLAVAEGDFMSIIGPSGSGKTTLLNVIGCIDPATSGSVKVGGREITALNDKQITDIRLNKIGFIFQTFNLIPVLDVMENIEFPLLLMKKSAAEARKRAEKLVEEVGLREFTAHRPAELSGGQRQRVAIARALVTNPDIILADEPTANLDSMTGASILELMRQMNEIEKTTFIFSTHDANVLKYARRIVKIKDGLLEKEPVAA; encoded by the coding sequence ATGAATATCATCGAAATTAACGAACTGAAAAAAGATTATCCTCTGGGCAATACCATAGTGCCCGCGCTGCGCGGGGTGGACCTGGCCGTGGCCGAGGGCGATTTTATGAGCATAATAGGCCCGTCCGGCAGCGGCAAGACCACGCTGCTGAATGTCATAGGCTGCATAGATCCGGCCACTTCCGGCAGCGTTAAAGTGGGCGGCCGGGAAATCACCGCGCTTAACGACAAGCAGATAACGGACATCCGGCTCAACAAGATAGGTTTTATCTTCCAGACGTTCAACCTTATCCCAGTGCTGGACGTAATGGAGAACATTGAATTCCCGCTGTTGCTGATGAAAAAGTCCGCGGCAGAGGCGCGCAAGCGGGCTGAAAAGCTGGTGGAAGAGGTGGGGCTCAGGGAATTCACCGCTCACCGCCCGGCCGAGCTTTCCGGCGGGCAGCGCCAGCGCGTGGCCATAGCGCGCGCGCTGGTCACCAACCCGGACATCATCCTTGCCGACGAACCCACCGCGAACCTGGACTCCATGACCGGAGCTTCCATACTTGAACTTATGCGGCAGATGAACGAAATAGAAAAAACCACGTTCATCTTCTCCACGCATGACGCGAACGTGCTGAAATACGCCCGGCGCATAGTGAAGATAAAAGACGGACTGCTGGAGAAGGAGCCCGTGGCCGCATGA
- a CDS encoding FtsX-like permease family protein, with protein sequence MKLILTIAWRNILRHKGKSLVIGVILFTGAFLMTVGNGVISGMAAGIEKNIINGFMGDVVIISDAQKGDNILLPMMGGTIEPVTSYKKIKEILAAQPYVRHFLPVGKNLAMFLDENSSTPGFAYLIGVDFAEYRKMFSDNFKIIEGRYPQPGERALLFPDFAREEFYNFYNVWFLPEGGKVVKENLTKEALSSINTLPVSSSAVMLGMSSGINSTNDIRFPIKGIVRYGALNKIFGHFCLVDIESYRECLGYFTAADMAAQVPKEEKKLLGMEGSDLDSLFGGSDMMVSDYKSKPRLKAAPAAAAKAAEDGVYNAVFIKLNDGVDYKDALANLNRALSDGKTEVRAIPWNKASGPMGGMALIIKGALFLFVTLLFCVAVIIIVNTLTMSALERASEIGMMRAIGAHKTFIAGMFLGETAILSAVFGGGGIIAGIAAVRVIPLLRITTANDMLQLLYGGNFFNPLLSFPDIGLTVFQLVVVTVIAALYPMRVAVKITPLDAISRD encoded by the coding sequence ATGAAGCTGATATTGACCATCGCCTGGCGCAATATACTGCGCCACAAAGGAAAAAGCCTTGTGATAGGGGTTATATTGTTCACGGGAGCTTTCCTGATGACGGTGGGCAACGGCGTTATTTCCGGCATGGCGGCGGGCATAGAAAAGAACATCATCAACGGCTTCATGGGCGATGTGGTTATAATAAGCGACGCGCAGAAGGGCGACAATATCCTGCTGCCCATGATGGGGGGAACCATAGAGCCCGTAACCTCTTATAAAAAAATAAAAGAGATACTGGCGGCCCAGCCTTACGTGCGGCATTTCCTGCCGGTCGGAAAGAACCTGGCCATGTTCCTCGACGAGAATTCCTCCACCCCGGGCTTCGCCTACCTGATAGGCGTGGATTTCGCCGAATACCGCAAGATGTTCTCGGACAACTTCAAGATAATAGAGGGGCGCTACCCGCAGCCGGGCGAGCGGGCGCTGCTGTTCCCGGATTTCGCGCGCGAGGAGTTCTACAATTTCTATAACGTCTGGTTCCTGCCGGAGGGCGGGAAAGTGGTGAAGGAGAACCTGACTAAAGAAGCCCTCTCCTCCATAAATACCCTGCCCGTAAGCAGCAGCGCGGTGATGTTGGGCATGTCGAGCGGCATAAACTCCACCAATGACATCCGCTTCCCCATAAAGGGAATAGTGCGCTACGGCGCGCTCAATAAGATCTTCGGCCATTTCTGCCTGGTGGACATAGAGTCCTACCGCGAATGCCTGGGCTATTTCACCGCCGCCGACATGGCCGCGCAGGTGCCCAAAGAGGAAAAAAAGCTTCTGGGTATGGAAGGTTCCGACCTGGATTCGCTGTTCGGCGGCTCGGACATGATGGTGTCCGATTATAAATCCAAGCCCAGGCTTAAAGCCGCTCCCGCCGCCGCCGCGAAGGCCGCGGAAGACGGAGTTTACAACGCCGTTTTCATAAAGCTCAATGACGGAGTGGATTACAAGGACGCGCTGGCGAACCTTAACCGCGCCCTTTCCGACGGCAAAACGGAAGTGCGGGCCATTCCCTGGAACAAGGCTTCGGGCCCCATGGGCGGCATGGCTTTGATAATAAAAGGCGCGCTGTTCCTGTTCGTTACGCTGCTTTTCTGCGTGGCGGTGATCATAATAGTGAACACTCTTACGATGTCGGCCCTGGAGCGGGCCTCTGAAATAGGGATGATGCGCGCCATAGGCGCGCACAAAACGTTCATAGCGGGCATGTTCCTGGGCGAGACCGCCATACTTTCCGCGGTTTTCGGGGGCGGCGGGATAATTGCCGGCATAGCGGCTGTGCGCGTCATCCCGCTTTTGCGGATAACCACCGCCAACGATATGCTGCAGCTGCTTTACGGCGGAAACTTCTTCAACCCGCTGCTGAGTTTCCCGGATATCGGGCTGACCGTTTTCCAATTGGTGGTGGTTACGGTAATAGCAGCGCTGTATCCCATGCGGGTGGCCGTGAAAATAACTCCGCTGGACGCGATATCGAGGGACTAA
- a CDS encoding FtsX-like permease family protein, producing the protein MLLIRLSLRNLLRQRRRNILLGSAMAIGVAILVTANSFSHGISDIMFNKIMRYVTGHVAVRFNERGGVMREIFRDKERVLAAIKNEPLIEEANESIGMFARAIGNGRSDNIILVGVDTKKTISKTALKEVEESFRLVEGNWKDVEDLSIENPVIISAEKARYLNVKRRDVVRVRFRNMFGQDQAARLTVVGIMRNDNIFMQPVVFLELPRAKELLGYRPYETGSLSLKIKDPQKNAFALAGRIHERLKPGAAVIYASVSGRSGRKPVAVFGYKSDDEAKKKISGMLKLSAGSFEKAFKKDGVIVPAGLARTLGVSAGDAINIRYDRKFEKTPKEASYNISAVCSAGGYPGENVILMNDSGFYDLYYEDMPRPFGRETDNQGAGHKLNAGGSGPKERGMPAAPGPEVKPYSFPLDSAWSGLVAPEWILLKRTYNTDEYRKKYQEIGRNKWKGTTIDVSTMYETASDILKLESVLNIITISAVVVLFFIILLGVVNTLRMTIRERTREIGTVRSIGMQRADVRNMFILETFFLTLFSSISGIIMGFAAMKLLTLITFTVQDNPLGMLLVNSHLYFLPTFSGIAGSVTLIMAIAVVTAWFPAHRGANLPPAQALRHYT; encoded by the coding sequence ATGTTACTTATAAGACTTAGCCTTAGAAACCTGCTGCGCCAGAGGCGCCGCAATATTCTGCTTGGCTCCGCCATGGCCATAGGCGTGGCCATACTCGTGACGGCCAATTCTTTTTCGCACGGCATATCGGACATAATGTTCAACAAGATAATGCGCTACGTAACCGGGCACGTGGCCGTGCGGTTTAACGAGCGCGGCGGCGTGATGCGCGAGATATTCCGCGACAAAGAACGCGTTCTGGCGGCAATAAAGAACGAGCCTCTTATAGAAGAGGCGAATGAATCCATAGGAATGTTCGCGCGCGCCATAGGCAACGGACGGTCCGATAATATAATACTGGTGGGCGTGGACACTAAGAAGACCATCAGCAAGACGGCCCTGAAGGAAGTTGAGGAGTCATTCCGTCTGGTGGAGGGGAACTGGAAGGACGTTGAGGATCTGTCCATAGAAAATCCGGTTATAATTTCGGCCGAGAAAGCCCGTTATCTGAACGTAAAGAGGCGCGACGTGGTGCGGGTGCGCTTCCGGAACATGTTCGGGCAGGACCAGGCGGCCAGGCTGACCGTAGTGGGGATAATGAGGAACGACAATATCTTCATGCAGCCGGTGGTTTTTCTGGAACTGCCCCGCGCAAAAGAACTGCTGGGCTACCGGCCATATGAAACGGGCAGCCTTAGCCTTAAAATAAAAGACCCGCAGAAGAACGCGTTCGCGCTGGCCGGCCGCATACATGAACGGCTTAAACCCGGCGCCGCTGTAATTTACGCTTCAGTCTCGGGCCGTTCAGGCCGTAAGCCCGTAGCGGTGTTCGGCTATAAAAGCGACGATGAGGCTAAAAAGAAAATATCGGGGATGCTGAAGCTTTCCGCCGGCAGTTTTGAAAAAGCTTTCAAAAAAGACGGGGTTATCGTTCCGGCCGGGCTTGCCAGAACGCTTGGCGTATCCGCCGGGGACGCCATAAACATCCGCTACGACAGGAAGTTCGAAAAAACCCCAAAAGAGGCGTCTTACAACATAAGCGCGGTCTGCTCCGCCGGCGGATATCCCGGGGAGAACGTGATACTGATGAACGACTCCGGCTTTTACGATCTTTATTATGAAGATATGCCCCGCCCTTTTGGCCGCGAAACGGATAATCAGGGAGCTGGACATAAACTTAATGCTGGAGGCAGTGGACCAAAAGAGCGGGGTATGCCCGCGGCGCCCGGACCGGAAGTTAAGCCGTACTCTTTTCCCCTGGACAGCGCCTGGAGCGGGCTTGTGGCTCCGGAGTGGATACTGCTTAAGCGCACTTACAACACCGACGAGTACAGGAAAAAATACCAGGAAATAGGCAGGAACAAATGGAAAGGCACCACCATAGACGTGTCCACCATGTACGAAACGGCCAGCGACATACTTAAGCTCGAATCCGTGCTGAACATCATAACTATTTCCGCGGTGGTGGTTTTGTTCTTCATAATACTGCTGGGCGTGGTGAACACGCTGCGCATGACCATACGCGAGCGCACCCGCGAAATAGGCACCGTGCGTTCCATAGGCATGCAGCGCGCCGACGTGCGGAACATGTTCATACTGGAGACTTTTTTTCTCACGCTGTTCTCGTCCATTTCGGGGATAATAATGGGCTTCGCGGCAATGAAGCTTTTGACGCTTATAACTTTTACCGTACAGGACAACCCGCTGGGCATGCTGCTTGTGAACAGTCATCTGTACTTCCTGCCCACTTTCTCGGGCATTGCCGGCAGCGTGACTTTGATAATGGCCATAGCGGTGGTTACAGCCTGGTTCCCCGCTCACCGCGGCGCCAACTTGCCGCCCGCGCAGGCTTTAAGGCATTATACATAG